The following nucleotide sequence is from Roseivirga sp. BDSF3-8.
ACAAAGCTACCACTGGCTATAGGCTGCAGTGTTTTAACATCATCACCTACAGCGACCAGCAATTCCTTATCTTTTTTGAATACATACGTAGTGGATACAGCAGTACTGTCAAATGTAACCAGCTCTCCTAAAGCATTCTGATCAAGATCATCACTGTAAGCTCTGGCAACGCCCTGGGCATCCCTGTAATACGTTTGGTCGTAGCCAATGACTACCGTCTTTCTGCCATTGACGCCATCGCCAATAGCTAATACGCGGCCATCGAACTCAGACTCAAACTCATCCGCAAAATAAGACCTGTTAGCTATCACGCCTTTATTTTGGATCTTACCTATGATACTCGAAGGATCAAGCTCCCAGTTACCGGCAAAGGCAGCCTCCCAGTTATTATCTTTTGGCTGAATCAGGCTACCTAAAAATACGATAAGGATGATCACCGGCGTCACGAATTGCATGATAGGCTTAAAGATACCCGGCACATGAATATCACTACCTCTTCTCAGCTCATCCCATCCATTATTAATACCGAATATCCAGGCAAATATGATGGTTTCGGCAAGGGCAAAGATCACCAGCGAAACGGTACCTGCCCAATAGTCATACTCACCGAATACGCCTTGCTTGTAAAAGAACACAGTAGGCAGTCCCATCAACAATACAAGGCCACCGAAAGACCAGGCCGCTTTATTACGGCTCCAGCTAAATTCATCTTCCATAAAGCCCATCCAGGGAGTACCCATAGCAAGGCTGGAAGTAATACCGGCGAAGAAGAGAAGTCCGAACCAGGCAACCCCGGCAAAGGTAGCCAGAACCGTACCCCACTGGTCAAAGAGGTAGGGCATCGTTTGAAAAGCCATAGAGAATCCGGCATTTTCTTTTACCCAGTCAAGGCCAAGGTATCCTACCGCAATAGGAATAACGATAGAGGCACCAAGGACAATCTCCACGAAGCCATTCATCCAACCTGCCGACATGGCATTCAGGGCAATATCATCTTTAGGTTTTACATAAGATGAGTAGCAATGTATAGTACCCATACCTACGGAAAGGGTAAAGAATATCTGCCCTGCCGCGGCCAGCCATACCTTAGGGTTGGCCAGGCTATCAAACTGAGGCTCCCAAAGGAAGTTAAGACCAAGGAGCGAATTACAATCCGTACACCCTTCAGGTGAGCCTGACGTACCTAGCGAAAACCCTCTTATAGCCAGGAAAGCCCCGAAGATAAGCAACAAGGGTACCCCTATCTTAGCTACCTTTTCCACGCCACCTTGTAAGCCACGGGAAAGTATATAGGTATTCAGGATAAGACAAAGCACGTAGAACACTACAGCCTCATAGGGAATTCCTGTGGTAGAATACCCTATGGTAGTATACCGGTTAAAGAAGTCGGCTACTTCCTGCTGACCCAACCCGGCGAAGGTCTGCCCCAGTGAGTGGAAAACATAAGACAGGGTCCAGCTTTCAATGTAACAGTAATAGGCTGCTACCGCCACATTAGTGAAGATTCCGAATACACCGAAGTATTTCCAGAACCTTCTCTTGGTCATGTTATCAAGAATAAAGGGTGTGGAGTGGTTTTGAAAGCGGCCTCCGTACCTACCCATAGACCACTCTATCCAAAGCAGGGGAATGCCCATAATCAGGAAGCAGACCAGGTAGGGTATTATAAACGCTCCGCCGCCGTTCTGAACGGCCTGAACAGGAAAGCGTAGGAAGTTACCAAGGCCAACTGCGTTGCCAGCCATTGCCAGGATAAGCCCAACACGGGTACCCCAAGATTCCTTATTTTCACTCATAGGTAATGGTATAGATGCCAGACAGGCATATTCTGATATTACAGGCCCGGAAATTAAGAATGTTCTCAGTCAAAGCAAAATAGAAATATTCGCCGGGCAGGGGGAATTATATGTTGACTTGCATTACACCTTATATCCTATCTCATGTTCGGAAAGCATGATGAATGTCATTTTTTCACTGAACCCCATCCACCATATTTGTAATCAGGTAATTGACGAACTTGTAGTGAGGTCTTTGCGTTACACTTTGGGCGTGAAAACACCCCTCAACCCCTATTTAGAATCGTTTTAAATTAATCTATGGGACGCCGGATACTACAATTTTATTACCGGTAGCATTAAATTTGCAGTTCTGAAACCGTTCTTATGCAAGCACGATTTAAGGTAGTAAGTATTTCACATCGCCACGCACCACTCAAGATCCGGGAGATGGTATCCCTCGGAGATGATGGCTGTAAGCGGCTTCTCGATTATTTTAGTGAATACACTTCGATGAACGATGTCATGGTATTATCTACCTGCAATCGTACCGAAGTATACTACTCTGCTGATGATGACCGCAGCGATGAGATCATTAAGCTCATCGGCATAGAAAAAGGTCACAACAACCTGCTTGCCCTCAAAGAATACTTCACTATCATTAATGACAGCCAGTCGGCTGCCCGGCACCTGTTCAGAGTAGCCATAGGACTTGAAGCTATGGTAGTGGGTGATATGCAGATCACTAATCAGGTAAAAAGAGCCTATCAGCTAAGTGCCGACCTGAATATGGCAGGCCCTTACCTGCACAGGCTCATGCATACTATTTTCTTTACGAATAAGCGCGTAGTACAGGAAACCCCCTTCAGAGATGGGGCTGCCTCTGTATCCTATGCAGCCGTAGAGTTGGTGGATGAACTCACGTCAGAGATCAACGCCCCCAGGATACTTGTACTTGGCCTCGGCGAGATAGGAGCCGACGTATGCCGGAACCTGGATAAGATGCCTCGTGCAGACGTACGTATCACTAACCGTACAGCCAGCAAGGCGGACGCTCTGGCTGCTGAGACGGGCTTTGAAACGGTCACTTTTGCAGAGGTGGATAAAGCTATGCAGGAGGCCGATGTAATTATATCTTCCGTATCAGGCCAGGAGCCTTTTATATCGGGAGAAAAGGTAAAGGAGATGAATATTCTTACCTTCAAATATTTCATAGACCTCTCCGTACCCCGCAGCGTGGCTGCCGAAGT
It contains:
- a CDS encoding sodium-dependent transporter; translation: MSENKESWGTRVGLILAMAGNAVGLGNFLRFPVQAVQNGGGAFIIPYLVCFLIMGIPLLWIEWSMGRYGGRFQNHSTPFILDNMTKRRFWKYFGVFGIFTNVAVAAYYCYIESWTLSYVFHSLGQTFAGLGQQEVADFFNRYTTIGYSTTGIPYEAVVFYVLCLILNTYILSRGLQGGVEKVAKIGVPLLLIFGAFLAIRGFSLGTSGSPEGCTDCNSLLGLNFLWEPQFDSLANPKVWLAAAGQIFFTLSVGMGTIHCYSSYVKPKDDIALNAMSAGWMNGFVEIVLGASIVIPIAVGYLGLDWVKENAGFSMAFQTMPYLFDQWGTVLATFAGVAWFGLLFFAGITSSLAMGTPWMGFMEDEFSWSRNKAAWSFGGLVLLMGLPTVFFYKQGVFGEYDYWAGTVSLVIFALAETIIFAWIFGINNGWDELRRGSDIHVPGIFKPIMQFVTPVIILIVFLGSLIQPKDNNWEAAFAGNWELDPSSIIGKIQNKGVIANRSYFADEFESEFDGRVLAIGDGVNGRKTVVIGYDQTYYRDAQGVARAYSDDLDQNALGELVTFDSTAVSTTYVFKKDKELLVAVGDDVKTLQPIASGSFVNNIFYTDMSRLLMMSLFIFVCYLVHRATSIRRKTGRE
- the hemA gene encoding glutamyl-tRNA reductase, giving the protein MQARFKVVSISHRHAPLKIREMVSLGDDGCKRLLDYFSEYTSMNDVMVLSTCNRTEVYYSADDDRSDEIIKLIGIEKGHNNLLALKEYFTIINDSQSAARHLFRVAIGLEAMVVGDMQITNQVKRAYQLSADLNMAGPYLHRLMHTIFFTNKRVVQETPFRDGAASVSYAAVELVDELTSEINAPRILVLGLGEIGADVCRNLDKMPRADVRITNRTASKADALAAETGFETVTFAEVDKAMQEADVIISSVSGQEPFISGEKVKEMNILTFKYFIDLSVPRSVAAEVEHQPGALIYNIDNIRTKASEALERRSAAIPAVEAIIEEALLEFKDWARDMVVSPTINKLKNALEEIRKEEMARYLKKGMSDQEARRMDKVTKSMMQKIIKMPVLNLKAACRRGDAENLIDVLNDLFNLENEAERKV